Part of the Sorghum bicolor cultivar BTx623 chromosome 1, Sorghum_bicolor_NCBIv3, whole genome shotgun sequence genome, TGGCGAAGtcgtcggcgccggcggcggctgccGGGGTATCTGCGATGATAACCCGGTCGAAGCTGGTGGAGCAGCTGCGCGACTACCAGATCCGATCCCAGCACAAGTAAATCACCCCGCCCGCCTCCATTCCCCTGAAACCCCGACCGGAAAACTCTGCCTAGTCTGTCCGTGCTAATGGGGGTAGTCGCAGTGTGCTCAGATCTCGCGGGCCTGGACGCGCGTGGTGCTAGATTTGGTCCCATGGTCTGTGGTTAGGTTTTGTGTTGGAACTTCGTGGCTCGAGTTGCATTCGTTGTAGGTAATGGCGGTATTGCGATTGAATTCTGTTTTGCTTCGCGCATGCATTGTTAGTTCGTAGTGTAGATAATACCATATAGTTGTGGAATAGTGGAAGGCACTTGGTGGCTTTTGACCTTTCTTAGAGCAGTGTTTGTGCTAGTGATTATTTTGTAGATCTTGCTGTGTTCTCTATCCACTCGGTGGCTATTGATCTTACTGTGTTCTCAAACACGGAATTGTTAATTCCACCTTCTGCCACTTCATACATATAATCAATGACCAGCTCTTTGCAAATGAATAGGGGTACTCAGATTCAAACTGTGCTGGTTTTTGCATCTCATAATTTTTCCTGAATGTAGCACTACAGCGCTTATGGGTTTTATTCCTGTTTGATGAATTGTCTTGACTTACTATTTGCCACTGCATTTTTAACCATATCACTCTAAAGATAATTGTCTCTTCCCTAAGTTATACAACATGCACTTTCTCGATGATCCTCGAGTGGCAATGCTAAACCTTGTTAGCATACCGCTTCATGTTTCATGTCAGTTCGGAAGCTGATAGTTCTCTTAACCTCTCATGCAATACTGGTGGAAGGAGAACTATTTCTTGTCTCTGCTAGTTGTTACTCAGCAAATTGCACATTTACACCTGCTTCTTCAATGACCTCAACATGAATCTGCTTTTTACATTCTGCAGGCGTGACGTTATCGGAGCTATATCATGGGGCTTGCTGTGTTGTTTTCTGATAATATCTTCGTACATGACGCTATACTTCAGGCATTTCTGGCTTAGTGCTATTATTATCTCACTCGGTATTCTTCTCCCTGCTGGCCTGTATATTTTGAGGCAAAGAAAGCTGGCTAAGAAACGAGAGAGAAGACTATTGTTGCCCCTCTCTATGTAAGGTTGTGGGTAGGTTTCTTGTTTTTGCGCCAATTCTTGTCTTGATAGAATCCGCATTCTTGGCTTGCGGCTTGTCTAAACACATCCAACATTTTATACGTCTCTGGCCCCTAATACAGATCCTTATTCTTCAGTGTTTACCAAAGTTTTACAAGAGAAATGATAGTTTTGCGAGTAGACACCAGTTGTGTTGTCAGCTACAAatttcagtttttttttaaaaaatttgtttggtcgatGCCTTCAGCCCAAAGAAACAACTCAACATGTCATAATATGTTGGGTGTTGCCATACCTGTGTATGCATATATTGTTTCGTACTTCTGATGGATTTTGTTAGCTGCATTCCATCCTAGCTCATTTGCTAAGTGAGTTTCTGGTTAAAATGTGGACACTAGATGTTTTTCAGTTTCTTGTGCACAGTTGATGTTTGTTTCCGACAAAGTTGTATATTTGTTGGTTTGTGTTGTGTTACGGAACAATGTATATTATTGATGTTCATTTCGCTGAAATTTGGCttatgctgatttgttgtgtgAGAACACTGTTTGCTTGTTGAAAAGTAGTGTTGAGAGCAAGAATAATAAGCCAGCCAGCAGCAGGCGTTATATGAATTCCACGTCACTAGCAGCCTTCACTAACAACCTACCGTATAAAATAGGCTAACTGTAAGAGCTGGCTGTAAAGGAGACTTGTATATTTATTATTTGTATCTGCATACACCAAGTGCATACGGCTTCTCGCTCACACGCAGGCTGGGAGAGTAAATATTTTCTCGTACCTTGTGCTTCAGCCGGCGAGATGCGAAGCGCCCGCTCGGTAATCTCTCTCCCACGTGGCTCATTTTTCTATTGACGTGTACATCTCTCAGCCGGCTAATACACGTTACTATACTTGCTCTGAAGAAGGCTAGCACACAGTAACAGTGTTGCAAGTTAAATTGTTTCCAATGCAAATAGTTGTAGCAGACATCAGCAAGTAGTGTTGAGGAAGGAAGGAGGCGAAGCGCCCAAACTCTGGCTAGGTGCGTGGAACTGTACGTCAATAAAAGTATGGAGTCTCCCAAACGGGCAGAGGCCAAGCAATCTTGGCCACTGACCCATTGGACTAAACCGCCCGGGGATGTCTTGAAATTGAATTGTGATGCCTCCTTCATTCCGGAGACCGGGACTGGAAGCTACTGGAAGCTGGGGTGTGCTGATTAGGGACTGCGATGGCGAGCTTGTGATGTCAGGGAGAGGACTCCTTCATTCCAGTTTATAAGCTCAGTCCCTTTCATGCCGAGTTGATTGCTTGTCTTCAGGGTTTGCAGCTGGCTGTGGATCTCGGTATTGGCCGAATCCTAGTTGAGACTGATGCACAAGAGGTGGTGAGGGCCATCAGGTATGATGATTACCACCTGTTATCGGTGGGTAACCTGATCGACGAAATCAAGTCCCTGGCGTGTTCAAGTTTTATCTCCTTCGAGCTTGTTCATGTTAGTAGAGAATGTAATAGAGCCGCTCATGAGCTGGCTGTGTTGGGTTATCTGTGTAATGAGGGGAGGAGTTGGTCACCAACTCGGTACACGAAGCTGTACTTGTGATTGTTGCTAACGATTTGTTAGGCAACGAGTAATGACAGATGAAACCcaggttcaaaaaaaaaaaagctatagGAAAACTTAACGGCGCTTTTTGGAGCCTGGATTACGAAGGCAAATCCACAATGGTCTGAAAAATGAATATCACCTTTGGACTTATGATCACATACCGGCTTATAGTCAGATAAACAAATAAAATATGGCTTTGATTAACATTTTCTGGGCAATGCAGTAGTTAGTTTCAAACTAGCAGCAATGTAATGTTTGTTTGAAAAATGATCTTATGTCAGATGAGGGTGCACGGTGCATCATAAACCTGTGGGGAATGACTGAATGCGATAGTGATTTATTACCTCATTTATTCCACGAATCAAACAAAAACAAAGTGAGGAATTAACAAATGATGGACTActccatttttcaaaccaaacggTCCCTAACCTGAACTACATTTCTTATACCAGACGTCTTCTAAACTCCAACATCATAATTCAAGTTTTGGAAATTGCTTCGTCgtattttgtttttgtttttgtttttttttcgacGTCTATTCGatggtctgaaaagtcatggttAAAAATACTGtttactgatttattgtgagaaaaaaaagcACTGCTGGTTAGCAGAAAAAAGTACAGCTTATAAAACAAGCGAACGATGTTTTTTCAGGGTGTTTGACACAGCTGCCATTACCGGTGAACGTCTGCTTGGAGGTGGTGCACAAGGGAACGAGTGGATCTTAGTGGGATTCTCCAACTTGGTGGCGCTGTTGAGCTTCGACTGGATCGTCGGTGTTGTCACACAATATTTGCAAAATGTAGTCTGAACAAATCAATTGTAGGCATGCTATGGAGCACTGCTGGGCCCATGCGACGTCTTCGCTATACGCTACTCACAATATACACTGTACTAAAGTGCTTTATAATaactttatttttttctctcaacCAAACGCATGTCAATGGATATGTTATCAAGAAGAAGGATTTAGGGTAATAACGAACATAAAAGtttcctaaaaaaaagaaaaaaaagaaaaaaaagaacataAAGCATACTACGGCCATTGCATAAACTTTTTGGATAACATTATCCCATGAGCGCGCGACCTCATCCTACTCCTCGCGCCGGCTTCTTCTCCACGGTCCTCCTCGTGACGAGCATGCTCTCACGACCTTCCTCTCCCTCCTCACCCCTGTCGACCTCGCCGACCACCACCCCACCATAGGCACACCCTAGCTCGTCGGAGTTCCAACGAATCCTAGCACATGTGGCGGCTGCCTTCTTCCCCTCCCCCTCTGGCCACGTGAGTTCCGGCAACGGCATCCTCCCTCTGGCATGGTGCCCCTGCGCCTCCTTGGCCCGCCACCGTCGCCGCTAGGACCTCTAAGCCGCCTAGCCTCCTCCCCCATTGTTTGGGCGGCAAGTCTCTCTCGGTCGGACCCTTCTAAGCCCATTGAATTTGGAGAAGAAAGTATGGTTGTCTGAACAGCCGCACCATCGTCATCTTCTTCGGTCTTTAACCTGGTGTCGACGGCCCCTCTCCTCATCTCCTTTTATTCCTGTTGGCGTACCAGcctccttcctcttcctctccgtCGGGGGCGTGGGCGCAGCCTAAGGTCATGCGGCGCGTAATAAACTCCCCCCACCCGCGGCTCAACACGGATGCGGCGCGCGGTCCGCACCCCGCCGATGGCTCGGGATGGGGTGGCGCGGCTCTACGCGGCGCCCCGTCCGGCACAGCTGTCATCCGGCTTGACTGGACTCGCAGTCGGAATTCGACTCGCAGTCGGGGTCGATACACTACCGGGACTCGCAATCGGAATTCGACTCGTAGTCGGAGTCGATACACAAGTCTGATGCGATGAATTGGTTAATGCAGCAACACACATCCCCATTTTCTCGCGCATCACCGTCACCGACGTCTTCCACCTGATCTCCTCGCCTCGTCCCCTGTCTAGGGCACGCAACCCGCCGTCGCCCTGCTTTACTCGTGATGGCTGCCAGCATagagcccgccgccgccgtccgcgaCCACAGCGCCGCGGTAAAGACCGGCCTGAAGAGGAAGCGCATCGCCGTCGGGAGCACGGAGCAGTACGAGCTCGAGGACACCTGCCGGCTCGGCGCGGGTGCCTTCGGCGCCGTCTTCAAGGCGCGCCACCGCGCCACGGGCCAGTCCGTCGCCATGAAGCGCCACAGCACGGCTGACGGCGGCCACGCTACGCTGCTCCGGGAGGCGCGCTTCCTCGAGGACGCGTGCTGCGGCGGCGCTAACCCGTTCGTCGTCGGCTTCCACGGCGTCGTCCGCGACCCGGTGACCTGGGAGATGTGCCTCGTCATGGAGTGCGTGGCCACCAGCCTCCACGACCTCCTCTGCCAGCGCCCCCGCGGGAGCCCGCCGCTGCCCGAGGCCACCGTGTGCGCCGCCATGTGGCAGCTACTTTCGGGCGCCAAGAAGATGCACGACGCCCACATCATCCACCGCGACATCAAGCCCCAGAACATCCTTGTCGACGAGGGCCAGAACATCGTCAAAATCTGTGACTTTGGGCTCGCCATGTCAACGGACGAGCGGCCCCCGTACGAGCCGGCCGGAACACTGTGGTACCAGGCGCCCGAGATGCTGCTGGAGAAGCCCGACTACGACGCCAAGGTCGACGTCTGGTCGCTTGGCTGTGTCATGGCGGAGCTCGTCAACAACGGCAGGCCTCTGTTCCAAGGATCCCACGACGACGGACAGCTCTGCGCCATCTTCGATGTGCTCGGCGTGCCTGACGACAACACGTGGCCGTGGTTCTCGTCAACGCCATTCGCTACCGAGGTGATGCCGGAGCTGGACATGCAGCGGTACAACCTCCTGCGCTATCTGTTCCCGGAGACGAAGCTGTCCACCGAAGGATTTGACGTGCTCAGTGGCCTGCTCACATGCAATCCCGACAAGAGGCTGACAGCAGCCGCCGCGCTCAAGCACCCATGGTTCGCCAAGGTCGAGGGTCTGAAGCTACCAAAGAAAGAGAAGCTTGCGTCCATATTGCCCAACCGACGCAAACGACTGAGGTTGCGTGCTGTGTGCGTGTGAAGTAAAAAAATCTCTTGGTAATGCCAATCCTCTTGGTCTCTAGCAGAAGACAAACCGAGCAATGAAGTGAAAAATCAAAACATGGGAATTCAGGAAGAAGATGGATAGGCTACTGATGAAGTGGAACAAGAATGACAGAGAGTGATGCATGGTAGAATCTGGATCAAGGAAAGTTGCAACAAGAAGGAGCCAACTTTAAAGAGTCTATGTTAGACTTATTGATGTGTGCTTGCTAGTTAAATGGATTGATAAACTGGAGAAAGTGGTTGATGGTCTATGCTGTTCGATGCTGAGAAAGAAGTATCTTGGGCAGAAAAGTATTTTCCAGGTCAAGAATAAGCAAGGTTCTCAGTTCTGGAGATCACTTTTAGAGTTGAGAATGTGGTACCAAAGAGGTAGAGTGGTGGAAATCAAGAGGGGTCAACAGACCAGATTCTGGCATGATTGTTGGCTGGGTGTATGCCCTTTGAAAATTCAGTATCACAGACTCTTTCAGATTACTGCTAAGCCTGACATAGAGGTAGCTCAAGCATTTGTTGAGGGACAATGGAGATTCAGTTTAGAAGGCAACTCAATGGGTCACTCAATGAATATTGGAACCAACTTCAGGAAATGTTGCTGGAAATTACTCTTTGAGAAGGGACTTGAAAGTTCCAGGAAATACTCTACTAGTTCTCTGTACAAGTTCATGGCATCAGGGGGCGTGAAAGATAATCAGATGATGACAATATGGAAATGCAATATTCCTTTAGAGGTCAAGATTTTTGTTTGGATGGCAGTTCATGATAGAATTCAATCCAGGTTCAGTTGAAGAAAAAGCAGTGGTCTGGTCTGGAGAAATGCACCATTTGTGATACACTTGAAACCAGCGACCATATTTTGTTTCAATGTCCCATCGCTATCTTCTGTTGGATCTTTCTTAGGAACACTTTAGGATGGTGAAGGTCGCCAACAAGTgtgctgaattccttgttaaGTTTGTTGAAAATTGTCGAGGAAAGAAACAGCAAGTATTAATCTTTATATGCGCAGGTGCTCTTTGGACGATTTGGAAGGCTCGAAATGACATGGTGTTCAACAAGAAGGTGCTGTTGTCTCCGATGGCGATCATATACAAGACCCTGATGCTGATCAAGACATGGCACCCTCTCCTGAAGGCGAAGCTGTGACCCATTGCGGATGAAATGATCAACTTGATTGCGGCTCTCACTGAAAAGTTGTCGACTCGATGAGATGTAATCTGGGTGTGTCCTTAAGTGTGAAAGTctgagttttttttcttttggtgaGGGAGAAAGTCGGTAGATGTTAAGTTTCTCTCTTTTATGATGCCTAAACTGTAAAACTGGTATCCCCAGTTCAGGATCTTTGGTGTTCGATACGCTTTCCAATAATGCTGGATGAATGTCTTTGTTCTAAAAAAGCCTTAAAGATTCTGGATCATCCAAGACCGTAGGAAAAACCAGAGAAAAGCTTAAGTTTCTTAACTAGCTACAATTGGTTAGGAAGTACAACGTTTGTTGACTGGTAACTGATGGAACTAGAAATTCTGGTAGGTACTGACTGTAATTTTGGCCTGTTTTTGTTGTATAATCCTCCGACTACTGCGATTTTTAGCCATTTATAATTGTTCAAATTTTGAAACAGAATGTAATATATTTGTCTGTCACCATGAAGGTCTGAAAGAGGGTATTTATTTCTACCAATGATATCGGTCAGAGTACTACTTTGCATGATGATTTGTGAATTTATTAGGCTATTGTCACTTCTGGCTATAAAGCTATCTTACTGATTCACTTGGTTTTGAACGAATACTGATTCACTCTGTTGACGAAGAgtgtgacattgttgagctcAGAGGAAATTGACACGAAGGAAAAGGAGCAGACCCACAATAAGAAAAAGCCAAAGAGGAAGCCTCTTTTTTTAATGGATGGCACAGTTGTTGTTTTTTGCATTCAGGTATTCTCGTAGATCATCTGAACAACATTCCTGTTATGACTGTTAATTTCAGGTCCTGCTGAACATGGATTTTTTCCCCTTAGAAATGGTCTATGATTTTGACTGTGGCACCCATGTTTTTGGTATCCATCTTCTAAACACAGCAGCAACTGCACACCGGTAGCCACCTATGATCCGTATTTACATTCTGTGCTATTTAGTACTCTATTTGGTAATGAAAATAATAATTCTCGCAGATCCTTAAATAGGTTTGTATGCGCTAGATGCAAGGATGCTACGTTTGACCCTGGATATTGAACTTTAAAATTTCTTTGTGCATGGAGCTCATTGTCAAATGGGTGATCTATGTGTTCTGTAAGTTTATTTCTTAAATTGTTGATGCCAGTCATAGAAACACGTAGGCTGCAGTACTATTAGGCCGTACTTGCTTCATAATTCATAATCTGAAATGGAATAGGTAATATGTACTGTAATTTTCTGTCGATCAATATGCTTTATCTTCTGTCATTTCTATTTTCCACTATACTTGTCGTGTTTTAGTGGCAGTGACGCAGTGTGGCACTAATTTCAATCAACCATAGAACCTAAATGGGAAACCTGTTGAAGGACAGTAATGTCACCGCCTTTGTGATGAGGTACACAAATGTCATGTCATATATTGGTTGGAAGGAATTGAAGGTGAATATGCTTGGTAGCACGCCAAGGCACACAAAACATCATGTTATAGGTAATATTGGAAGTGCAGAATTGAAGGTGAATATACTTGGTAGGGCACCGTGAAGCATACTTCCATTTGTATAATATGCAGAGAGGAACCACAGAGAGGAATTGAGGATATTTGTATTGACATAACACATGTCATTTCCAAATTAAGAACCACAATGGGAAGCATTCAATATTCAAACTACGAAAAATACAGACTGATATAACAGACCAGCTACTAAGAATTTATAATTCACTCCTATCTTAACTGAAAGACAgtgctcctgtcaaagtttttttAAAGAATTTGTAGTCATCTTTGCAACAAATAAAAGGAAAGACAAACCAAACATTAATACATCCTTATTGCCCCAAAGTAACGATATTTGTGTATATGAACTTCGAAAAACAAGGAACACATAACCTGAACTCTATTTCAAGCTCCAATACAATATATGGAAACTGCCTTAGCTTTTCAACTATTCTCGTCTGCAGCTTGTGTAATCCAGCAGGGTGTGTTCGAAAAAGATGATTCTAAAAGCTGTTCATTTGGTAATTCATTCTCATATCCTGCTGGATAAATATTGCCCAAGACTTCAACCTTGGAGCTATTCAAGTGATAGGCCAATCCTCGCGTTATTGATTCACTCAAGAAGATAATCTCTTTGCATGGATGAAACCCAAGAATCTCCATGTATCCAGTGTGTCCACATTCATCATCAGAGCTCCATGTAAATTCGTCATCTTCAGATGCTTGTGAGGTCCATTCAATTTTCTCTTCCACTGGTGCTTCCATATCGTGATCTCTATTGTGATCGTCATAATAGTAATTAGTATCCTGGAAGGCCCAAGGTCCTTGGATTTTTCGACCATAATTCCCATGTGGTCTTGAAGACTCAAGCTTATGCTTCAACAACCACTTAGAAAGGTCCCTGTCATGCTTCAGCACCCACTCCATCTGACAGCCTGATTCATCAAGGTTCTAAACTTGAACTCTGCAGCCTCTCTTGATTGATGCACAATAAACCCCATTAGATGACTTCCCCAGATAAAACTGTGGAtagtgttctacttcaatacccAGTGGTGGTTTAATCACGTGATACTTATCACTCGACAAAGATATTCTGTAATATGAAACCGTTGTTTGAAAGAAAGACGAAAACCATAGGACGAGAAAACAACATGTTAAAAGAAATTAAAACCGAATGGAATGACGATGCTTAACGAGTTAGCATATATGTACCTCATAACATAATCAGTTTGACAATGCACATACAGAACTCCTCGCCAGAACACAGCATTGCGTTGGTTACCTGGGTAGTATCTCATGTCAGACACAGTTCCCATGGAATCACCTTCTCGAACAAAAGACTTTTCCTCCCACTGTCCAGTTCTCGATGAGAACACATGTAAGGTGTATACCAATGGTGGCCACTCAGATTGTTCTATCTCAGGGTCTAGTGCATCCCTGGAACTCTCGTACCACTGAAAACGGGTAACTGAAACCACATCATAGTATGGCGACTCGGCTGGATCGTACACGATGTACTGGACTTGGAAGGTGTTCTTGATCTCCATGGGTGAGGGTGGGCACGAGTGCACGAGAGCCAGCCATCGAGTGGCCGGATTAAGTAGGTAGCTAATCCTGTCGCCGTTGTCGTCGGAGTCGTGGATCAGCACAAGACCATTGCAGTGGTCGTCTACGTAGCCCCAGGAATCGGTTGATTTCTGAGGCAGGTAGTCGTGCTTGCCGGAGATGCAGGGGCCGTCCGAGAGGGGCGAGAAGAACTCCGAGATGCTGTAGGTGTTGAAGTTCAAGAAGAACCCACCCAGCGACAACGGGAGGAGATCCGCCCGCAGCAGGCGGAGGGCGTCGACGACGGCGAGCCACGCCTTGCAGACGCACCTGGACACGGCGAGTCCACGCGGCGGGAGGCGGCGGAGCACGTCCGCTAGCACGTCGTCGGGGAGCAGCGCCAGCGGGCACGTCTTATCCTCTGCCGCAGCCTCGCCCTGCTGGTCCCGGCGATCCATCGTTTGCTCCGCGCGACGCGCACTGCGAAGCAACGGAGGATCCTCTCTCTTGGCCAGGCACTGGGATTATCAGCTGAATTAACTTGTGGGAACGAAGGCCGGTTGGACTGGGAATTCAGAAGGTCGATCGGAGACTCGGATCAGGTATTTGGACCGgactgtattttttttttctcgttgAAAGTACTAATCGAATCGGACGCAGCGTGCTATACTAATGTTTTGGAGGGCTTGGCAGTTTTGCCACTCATATTTTTGCGGCTCAAGTACTGGATGAAGGAGATCTATACGGCACCAGATAGCTACGAGAAAGATAACCATGTCTTTGAGTTTGTTTTCAATGTGAGAAAAATTCACGGCCGGTAACTTGACATATGTTGCTTGAGCATCCGTATTTTtttagaaaggtggcaagagttTTGCCAGATTTTTGTTAGATGagttaaagaaaaaaaacaaaacaaataatTACAGAGACCAGCGTCCCTCCAAACCCACACCAGACTCACTAAAAGAAAAtagtgactccaagaagaggccTCTGAAAAACAACTAAATATGGAAAACGAAAGGGAAAAAAGTAAACATCTAAACTTGCCCCTCATTAGATCTTGTTGTCAGTTGGTATGCTGTGTATATCCTCATTGCATAAAAGAGCCACTTGTGTTGGATGTAATGATTTGTTTTGAAAAGTTCTTCTATTCCGCTCGTTCCAAATATTCCAccaaaaataaatcataacgcCGTCAAATGCTTGTCGCTGCCTTTTGTCAAACTTTGCTTGGTACTTTCGCCAATATTTGTGAAGCGACCCCACCATTCCTACTGTGTCAATCGCAGATAGACCCAGCCACTGCTTTAGAATGGATCATACTTCATTAGCGAAGGTGCAATCCTTGCACAAATGTGTCGGCGCCTCATCGTCTATCCCACAAAGCTTGCAAATCAGGTCATTGGGCCAATTCGTTTGATTAAATTGATAGCGATAAGGATTTTTTTATGCAGTAAAGTCcaagaaaaaaaacaacatTTGGATTTTGCCTTTGCTTTCCAAATTGGCATGTGCTTCACATTGCTAAAAGTTCGTTCAAATTGGATACGGTTGGCACTCTTGGTTGTGTATTCACCGTCCGTTGTTCATCGCCAATGAATACTGACCTCAATACTTCCATTAAGCTGAGTTTGCTCTACCACCTCCCAAATAGCGATGTACTCTCTT contains:
- the LOC8056743 gene encoding putative cyclin-dependent kinase F-2; translated protein: MAASIEPAAAVRDHSAAVKTGLKRKRIAVGSTEQYELEDTCRLGAGAFGAVFKARHRATGQSVAMKRHSTADGGHATLLREARFLEDACCGGANPFVVGFHGVVRDPVTWEMCLVMECVATSLHDLLCQRPRGSPPLPEATVCAAMWQLLSGAKKMHDAHIIHRDIKPQNILVDEGQNIVKICDFGLAMSTDERPPYEPAGTLWYQAPEMLLEKPDYDAKVDVWSLGCVMAELVNNGRPLFQGSHDDGQLCAIFDVLGVPDDNTWPWFSSTPFATEVMPELDMQRYNLLRYLFPETKLSTEGFDVLSGLLTCNPDKRLTAAAALKHPWFAKVEGLKLPKKEKLASILPNRRKRLRLRAVCV